GTATATTGACACTAATCTTATTTTAATTATAATTTAATGTAATTCAAATTTTTATTTTAAAAATAAAAAGGGGCAGTGGGGGGATTTTCTTTTTGTAAGTACCTTATCTACAAAAGGAGGTGGGATGTTTTTATTTTAGGAAGATAGTTTTTTAATTTTTTACGTAAGGAGGAGATGAGTTGAGAAAATTTTCATTGTTTTTTGCTCTATTATTCTTTTTTTTGTTAACTTCATCTGCATTTGCAGGACCATTCTCGGATGTACCGGCTAATTCTTGGGCATACAAGGCAGTGCAAGACTTAGCGGCAAAAGGACTGGTTATAGGCTATGGAGATGGCACTTTTAGAGGTGACAGACTTGCCACTCGTTATGAGATGGCAATGGTAGTTGCAAGAATGCTCGATATGTATGAAAAAGGCCAGAATGCTCAAGATCAAAAGATCCAGTTAAACGCTAACGACATCGCAACACTTATGAAGTTAGCTGATGAATTTAAGTCAGAACTAGCTTCTCTTAACGTTAGAGTTGCAGCACTTGAGAAAAAAGCAGCTCTGGACACGGTGAACTTTACGGGGGATGCAAGGTTTAGGCTTGCCTATCGAAAGCAAACTTTCTATGCACTTGATGAGCCATACAAGGTTGCTTCTTTAGGGTATACGACTCAAAATCTACCTGGCACTACAATTAACGGATCTTATGTAATGCCTGTTGTAAACGGTCTATATCCAAGTGGCGCACAAACTACAAAGCCCTTAGATAAGACAGATACATTTATGCGCTACTATATAAGATTAAACGTTAATGCGCCAGTTGCAGACAACATATCTTATACTGGCAGGCTTTCAATGGAAAAGAACGCAGGCAAAAACGGGACAGGTGATCTATCAAGCCCCTTTGGAAATCCAAATACTGGAGCTATTACTTCTGGATACAATGATAATGACAATAGGCTATTCGTAGAAAGGTCATTTATAACCTGGAATCTAAATCCATATCCAGTAACCTTTTTGCTTGGACGACTGCCTACTATGGTTGACGGCCAATACTTCAATAAATTCTTTCTTGATTCAGAGACTGAAGGGGCAATCGTAAGGTTTGACCTAAATAACTTCTTACCACAGTCGAATCTTTCACTTGCCTGGGTGAAGTTTTTTGATGATGGCTTGATTACTGCAAGCAATGAAACATACGGTTTAAAGGACAGAGATGCTTATATTGCGAGCTTTAAGTCAAAGATTTTTAATGCCTTTGGCTTAGAGGCTGATTATGGCACAATGCCTAATTTTACCTATTTTTCTAATTATAATATTTCAACTCCTACTACAGCTGCTTCCAATCCTCAATATGGAAAGTATAACTGGTGGACAATTCAATCTGATTTCAACTTTTATGGAGTTAATTTCTGGGCTGGTTATGAGGGCACATGCGTAGATATGCCTGCTGGAATTACTGGCTCTTCAAAAAATTATACTTATTCTGGAATGAATTCTGTAAATGGCGGTGCTTGGAGAATCGGAGCGCTATATAAGCTTCCTGTAGGTTATCTATGGGGAGATTTTTATTTCGGAAACAACAAATGGTATAACCCTGTAGCATTTTTCTACTCTAGCTCTGATACCTCATGGAAGGATTTCTATCAGGTATGGTATATATTGCCTATAGCAAAGAACACTA
This is a stretch of genomic DNA from Thermodesulfobium sp. 4217-1. It encodes these proteins:
- a CDS encoding DUF3373 family protein, which produces MRKFSLFFALLFFFLLTSSAFAGPFSDVPANSWAYKAVQDLAAKGLVIGYGDGTFRGDRLATRYEMAMVVARMLDMYEKGQNAQDQKIQLNANDIATLMKLADEFKSELASLNVRVAALEKKAALDTVNFTGDARFRLAYRKQTFYALDEPYKVASLGYTTQNLPGTTINGSYVMPVVNGLYPSGAQTTKPLDKTDTFMRYYIRLNVNAPVADNISYTGRLSMEKNAGKNGTGDLSSPFGNPNTGAITSGYNDNDNRLFVERSFITWNLNPYPVTFLLGRLPTMVDGQYFNKFFLDSETEGAIVRFDLNNFLPQSNLSLAWVKFFDDGLITASNETYGLKDRDAYIASFKSKIFNAFGLEADYGTMPNFTYFSNYNISTPTTAASNPQYGKYNWWTIQSDFNFYGVNFWAGYEGTCVDMPAGITGSSKNYTYSGMNSVNGGAWRIGALYKLPVGYLWGDFYFGNNKWYNPVAFFYSSSDTSWKDFYQVWYILPIAKNTTLKFNYEYWKGKKPYATDVANQVYYTFNPMQLDTDQRYYIQMDVSF